In Hymenobacter volaticus, the genomic window CAACTACCAACGGTGGCGGCGGCGCAGCAACGGGGGTTGTACAACGTGTTGCGCTAGAAGTAGGGTTGAACATCACTTCTATCTCCAATGGAGGCTTGTATGACCCAGTAACGGGTGTCGTAACGTTCCCGGCTATCTCCTTAGCATCGGGTGCTACCCGTACCAATACCATTGTGTTGGCAGTTCCTGGCACTACGCCGCTGCAAGTGCGGGCACTCGTAACGGGCGACCAGTCAGATCAGGATGCGAGCAATAACTCTTTCTTCCTGAACCTAACTGTTAACGCACGTGCCGACGTGACCACTACTGTGAGTGGCCCGACAACAGCAGCTGCCGGCGATGCCGTTACGTATTCGGTGGTAACACTGAATAGCGGTCCATCTCTCGGAAGCGACGTTGTGCAGCGGGTTACTATTCCAGCTAACCTAACGAACGTAGTGGTTTCGAATGGCGGTACTTACGCTGCAAGCACCGGTGTTGTAACCTTCGCTACCATTACTAGCCAAGGCACTGGAGCAAGCGGACAGGTAATGAACCTGATTAGCTTTACGGCCCCAAGCAGCTCATACACGGTAGTAGGCAACGTGAGCACTAGCACCACCGAGACGCTGACAACCAACAATTCGTCGACGGTGACAGTGGCGCCTGCTAGCCTAGCACCAATAGCCAATTCGGTTGTGAATGCGCTGCAGACGCCGGAAGGCAATACGGCGGGTCCGCTGTCTCTCTCAGCGTTGAGCGGTACCGATGCAAATGGCAACAACACCATTGAGAATTACCGCATCACCTCCATCCCGGCTGATACCCAAGGCGTTCTTTCGCTGAATGGTACTGCCGTGGTAGTTGGCCAGTTGGTGAGTGCCGCAAATGCTGCAAACCTCAAGTTTGATCCGGCAGCCGGTTTTGTAGGTAATGCTTTCTTTGGCTACAATGCGATTGACAATAGCGGACTGGTATCAGCGGCACCTGCTCTCTATACCATCCCAGTAGGTCAGGACTTGAACTCGGTGTACACCCTGACTCCAGCAAAAGGCAATACCAACCCGTACGTGAATGGCGATATCATTGCCAACGTGTTTGATGCCAACAGCGGTGTGTACAACAATGCTGCGCCACAAGCAGTAACCGACACAGGTGTTCGGACGGCTACGCTCACGAGCGGTACGCTACCAGCCGGTACTACGCTGGATCCGGTTACAGGTATCATCAGCGTTACCAACCGCTTGCTGCTAGTAGGTGGTAGCTACCCAGTAACCATCACGACGGTGGATGGTAATGGCGGCACCAACCCGAATACCTTCACCATCATCATTGGTTCGCGTCCGCTGCCAGTGGAACTGAAGGAATTCGCAGTACGCGCCGTGAAAGTAGACGCCCTGCTCGACTGGAGCACGGCTTCGGAGAAGAACAGCGACCGGTTTGAAATCGAGCGTAGCCTCGACGGTACAACCTTCGTGAAGATCGGTACGGTACGCAGCCAGGGTACCACCCAAGCAACTACTGACTACGCCTTCACCGATGCTGGTATCGGGGCTAAAGCGCAGGGTGTTGTATACTACCGCTTGCGTCAGGTAGACACCGACGGCACGGCTTCTTACTCGCCGGTTCGCACGGTGCGATTCGAAGCGCAAGCCGCCGTTACTGCCAAGCTGAGCGTGTTCCCGAACCCCGCTACTTCTTCCGACCGGGTAGTAACGCTCGACTTGAGCACGCTGCCAAAAGGCACGTACCAAGCCTCGTTGCTCGACGCCACTGGTCGTCTGATTGGCACTTACTCGGTAGAGGGTGGTGTAAACAAAGTAGTTGAGGTGCAGACACTGCCAACCGGTACCTACCTAGTCGTGGTACGTGGCAACGGCCTGAACCTGAGCCAGCGCCTGATCAAGGAATAGCGAGCTAAAGTCAGCTACACAAACAAAAGCCCTGTCGGTATCCGGCAGGGCTTTTTTGTGCCTAAATCCAGAGGAATGCTAGTGTGGCGCTCCAGCAAAACTTTAACCTCGACGCCTAACATATAGCTGGTGTTGCGGGTATATGTAAGCTGTCCTTCGCTTGCTATTTCACCTGTATGCCTGCTGCCTCCACTGTATCCTCTGTCCCCCGCCCGCGTCGTCATCGTCCGCCAGCGGCACCCCTGCTCGACTACGACGTAGTGATAGTAGGGGCGGGCAGCGCGGGCCTGAGTGCCGCGCTGGTACTTGGCCGTTGTCTGCGGCGGGTATTGGTTTGCGACGGTGGTTCGCCTCGCAATGCTCCTTCTCCGGGCGTGCAGAGCTTTTTCACCCGCGACGGTATCAAGCCGGCCGATTTACTACGGCTTGGCCACGAGCAGTTGCGCCCCTACACGACGGTTGAAGTGCGCGCGGTGCGAGTAATAAACTTGGAAGCTGTACCAACTGGCTTTCAACTGACGCTGGAAGGAGAATCGGGACGAACCAGCATGTGCACCGCGCGAAAAGTGCTGCTAGCAACTGGCGTTCAAGATGTGCTGCCCGCAGTAGACGGCATGCGTGAATTGTGGGGCAAAGGCGTGCTTCATTGCCCGTATTGCCACGGCTGGGAAGTGCGCGACGAGCCACTGGCCGTATTTGGGCACAGCAAAACAGTAACGGGTTTGGCTTTGCTCGTTAGCCGGTGGAGCAAAGATGTAATCGTTTGTACGGATGGTTCGACCAGCCTTACTGCCAATGCCCTTCGCCGCTTGCGCCAACACGGTATCAAGGTGCGCCAAGAAAAGATCAGCCAGCTAGAAGGAACCAAGAGCGGCAAGCTAAAGCACATCGTTTTCGAAAATGGGGAGAAACTTGCTCGGACGGCGGTTTTCATTCACCCGCATCAGCAGCAGCGTAGCTTACTAGCCGAGCAGTTAGGCTGTCGGTTCACGAAGAAAGGTGGCGTGTGGGTCAACAAAAACGCCGAAACTACTTTCCCTGGCCTATACGCCGCTGGCGACGCCACACCCGGCACGCAGCAAGCCTTATTGGCCGCCGCCAAAGGTGGGCAAGCCGCCATCTGTATCAACGAGCAGCTAACCCGGGAGGAATGTCCTAAATAGGAGCCAAGAGGCAGAGAATAAGCTACCTCTACCGTAAGACTAGCCACCGTCGTGCTTTTTGCGTAGAGCAGAAGCCAACCTCTACCGTACGACCTTATGGCTGCCAAGAAAGCTGCTCCTAAAGATTCTGCCGCAAAAGACGCCACCACCCAAAAGCCTGCTGCCAGCAAACCTACGGCCGTTACGCCCGCAGCCAAACAAACGGCGGCGGCTACATCTGCTCCCAAGCCGGTGAAGCGCCCTACAGCGAAAGAAATGAAGCAGCACGCCGAGAAGCTGCCTTATCCGGCCAAGCAAGCCGATATGAAGTTGCAGCCCGATATGAGCTTCAGCACGTACCGCGCCGCCAGCAAGCTTCAGGATAAGATTGCACTGGTTACCGGCGCCGATTCGGGCGTTGGACGGGCAGTAGCGGTGGCCTTTGCTATGGAAGGGGCACACGTGGCCGTGCTTTACAACGAGAACACCGTGGATGCCGAAGAAACTAAGCGCTTGGTGGAAGCACAGGGCCGTCGTTGCATCTTGCTCCAGAGCGACGTGCGCGACCCCGAGCAGTGCAAGCAAGCCATTCGCCGCACCCGCGCCGAGCTAGGCGGCTTAAACATCCTCGTCAACAACGCGGCCTTTCAGATGAGCGCCGAGAAGTTCGAGGACATTCCCGAAGAGCAAATTCGCCGCACTTTCGACACCAACATCCTCGGCTACATTTGGATGGCGCAAGCCGCCATACCGCACCTGCAGCCAGGCGACAGCATCATCAACACGGGCAGCATTGTGGGTCTGACAGGCATCCCGATTCTGGTAGATTATGCCTGCACAAAATCGGCTATCCACGCCCTTACCAAGAGCCTCGCGACCTACCTTGGGGAGAAAGGAATTCGGGTGAACTGCGTGGTGCCCGGTCCAGTCTGGACGCCCAATATTCCGGGTACGATGCCCGCCGAAGAAATCGAGAAGTTTGGCTATGAGGTGGCCCTGGCCCGCCCCGGCCAACCCGAAGAACTAGCTCCTGCCTACGTGCTACTCGCCTCGCAAGACGGCTCGTTCATGACCGGCTCCTTGGTGCATGTGACCGGCGGCAAGATGAGTTCCGATCAGTAAAAGTTACGTTCAAGTGCGGGCTAGAAAATATAGCACACCGTCATGCTGAGCGCAGTCGAAGCATCTCGCTAATGTGGTAAAATCAAAAGCACCACAACTTCAGCACGCCAGATGCTTCGGCTCCGCTCAGCATGACTGATATACTTTGGCAACGGCAGCAGGCGAGGTGTTTCGACGAGTTCAGAAGGCCTATTGATTTAGCAACGCTAGCACACAGAATCAAGTGTGACGTGCTCTAGAGGACAGCCGCAGCATAACGCTTTTCCCATTGCGGCGCCTATCTTACCAGCAGGTGAGTGTGTAAAGCTCCGCTTCGGGTATGAAAAAACGATACGCATCGGGTTTATTGTTGCTGGCGGCGCTGGCAGGTTTTAGTGCACCGGATACTGCCTTGCAGAAAGTGCGGCAGTACCGGCAAGCGCACGAGTTGCCGCTGCTCACCGAGTACATGCAGTTTCTGGCCATTCCCAACGTGGCCGCCGATAGCGCCAACCTGCGCCAAACAGCCCGCTTCATTGTGGGCATGATGCAGAAACGGGGAATCAAGGCGCAGCTGCTGCCAGCTACCACGCCGGGTGTACCGCCAGTCGTGTATGGCGAAGTACGTACGCCGGGCGCCAAAAGAACCATCATTTTCTATGCCCATTACGATGGACAGCCAGTGAATGCCGCGCAATGGGTGGCGGGGCTCAGCCCGTTTCAACCGCAATTAGCCAGCACGGCACTAGCGCAAGGCGGCCAGCTACTGCCCATGGTGCGCGCGGGCCAGCCCATCAACCCCGATTGGCGCCTGTACGGGCGCAGCAGCTCCGACGATAAAGCGGGCGTAATGGCTATCCTGGCTGGCTATGAAGCTCTGGCTCAAAGCAAACTCAAGCCGGGTGTCAACATCAAGTTCTTTTTCGAGGGCGAAGAAGAAAAAGGCTCGCCTCACCTGAGCGAAATAGTGGAAGGTCACCGAGCCCTGCTCGCCTCCGACCTCTGGATTATCTGCGACGGACCCGTGCACCAATCCGGGCAAAAGCAAGTGGTGTTCGGTGCCCGCGGCGACGTAAACGTCAACCTTACGGTATATGCTTCCAAGCGGCCCTTGCACAGCGGCCACTATGGCAACTGGGCACCAAATCCGGCTCTTACGCTGGCGCAGCTATTGGCCTCTATGAAAGACAGCACGGGGCGGGTCACTGTTGCGGGTTTCTATGATGACGTGGTGCCGCTGACGGCGACCGAGCGCCAAGCGCTTGGCCGAGTGCCTAACCTCGATGCCACCATCAAGCAAGAGCTTGGTTTTGCCCGCCCTGATGGCAACGGGCAGACACTGAATGAATTAATAAATCAACCTTCGCTCAATATCAACGGCATGCGCAGTGCCAACGTGGGAGCTCAAGCAGCCAACGTAATTCCCACCACCGCCGAAGCGGCGCTAGACTTGCGCTTGGTGCTCGGCAACGACAGCAAGCGGCAAGTAGAGAAAGTGGTGCGCCATATCCAGAAGCAAGGCTTCTTTGTGACCACGCAGGAACCCACTGACGCCGAGCGAGCCCGCTACCCTCGCATCGTGCGGGTGGAACCTAAAACCGGTTACAACGCCGAGCGCACGCCCATGGACTTGCCCATTGCCCGCGAAGTGGTGGCCGCCGTGCAGCGTACCACTTCGCAGACGGTAGTGCAAGTGCCTACTTCCGGGGGCAGCTTGCCGCTCCACGTTTTCAAAAAGATAAACGCCGTAACGCTCACGGTACCAGTTGCTAATTACGACAACAACCAGCACGCCGAAAACGAAAATCTGCGCTTAGGCAACCTCTGGGATGGCCTGGAAACCATGGCGGCCATCATGCAGATGAAATAACTTTGGTAGCTCAACCGTAATCCAGATAATTTTTTCAGCCGGCAAGAAGATTTCACTCGTAAGTGGTTTAATAACTCGACAGTACCTGTTGTGCTGTGTTAGCTGCTTAGTGATGTCTGCTCCCGTATACCCTTCTGGTACTGTCCGTGCGCTGTTGGCCACCAATTTGGTGACCGATGCCACCCGCGCGGCCCTACAAGCGCGCCTCGACGCACCCGTTCACGAGCCCGAATTCTTTGAGCCCCAAACCTATGCTTTGCTGCAAGCTGTAGCGGCCCGCCTCATCCCACAACCCGATCGGGCCGAACCCATCGACGTGGCTGGCGGCATTGATAAGCGCCTCGCCGAAGGCAAAGCCGACGGCTGGCGCTATAATGCCATGCCCCCCGACCGAGAAGCGTACCGCTTGGGCTTAGGTGGCATCAACCAGGCCGCTCAAGCTCTGCATCAGCAGCCCTTCTTGGCACTTACGGAGCCGCAGCAAGATGCAGTGCTTGAAGCCGTTGCTGCCGGCACCGCGCCCGGCGAGAACTGGCAGCAACTGCCCATCGGTCGGTTTTTCGAGGAGATGCTGGCCGAGCTAACCGAGAACTATTATTCTCATCCGTTGGCACAAGAGGAAATCGGCTACGTGGGCATGGCCGACGTTCCCGGCTGGACCCATATTCAACCCAACGACCTGGAGCCCCGCGAGCCAAAAGCCGACTGATGAGCGAACCGAATGCGAGGCTCATGCTGATGAGCAGTCTGCTGCCCCCGTTACTCTTGCTCATCAGCCCATAAGCGCACCTCTGTATCAGCAATCCATACCATGCCCGACGAAGAAGTTCTCGAAGAAGGCGTTCTGAATCCTATAAAGACCGAAATCCAGGACCCGCTCTTGCAGGCCATTTTGGAAGAAAATGGTAGCCCCCTCGCGGCTCCTACCGAACTGGAACAGCCTGCGCCGCTCCCCGACCCCGTAGACGAGGTGGACTGCGTGGTAATTGGTACCGGCGCTGGTGGCGCACCGCTACTAGCCCGCTTGGCCATGGCGGGTCTGAAAGTGGTGGCCCTGGAAGCCGGCCCGCGCCGCAACCCTATCACCGACTACGCCACCGACGAAAAAGCCCAAGCGTTCCTGTTCTGGAACGATGAACGCCTTTCCGCCGGCCAAAATCCGGTAGCCTTCGGCAACAACAACTCCGGGACCGGGGTGGGCGGCTCTACGCTGCACTACACCGCCTACACGCCCCGCGCCCAAGACGACGACCTACACCTGCACCGCGACTTCGGGGTAGGAGTGGACTGGCCTTTCGGAATCGATGAGCTGGAGCCATACTATGATGAGCTAGAACAGTTTTTGGGTGTTTCGGGGCCTACGCCGTACTTGTGGGGGGCACCGCGTCGCAGAGGGTATCCGCTGGCGCCGCTGCCCCTCAACGGAGCCGCGCTGCTGATGCAGCAGGCGTGCGCACAATTGGGTATTCAAACTTCTCCGGCCGCCAACGCGGCGCTTTCGGCGCGCTACTACCAAGAAGGGGTTGGCTGGCGCGAGGCCTGCACCAACCGCGGTTTTTGCCAAGCAGGCTGCAATGTCGGCGCCAAAGCCAGCATGGACGTCACGTTTCTGCCGCTGGCCGAAGCACATGGCGCCGAAATCCGGGCCGATGCATTTGTAACCGAAATTGAGCGCGACGAAAAAGGCCGCGTCACGGGCGTAGTGTATGAGCAGTACGGCGTGACGGTGCGGCAGCGCTGTCGTCACCTGTTTCTGTGCGCGGGGGCCGTCGAGACGCCGCGCTTGCTGCTGCTCAACGAGCTGGCGCTTACCAGTGGGCAGGTTGGCAAGCACTTCATGGCGCATCCGGGCATGCAGGTGTGGGGTACTTTCTCCGAGGACATCCGGCCCTACAAAGGCATTCCGGGCGGCCTGATTTCCGAGGACACGCACCGGCCCAAAGACGCTGACTTTGCCGGTGGCTACTTGCTGCAAAGCATTGGCGTGATGCCCGTTACTTTCGCCTCCCAAATGGCGCGCGGCCGTAAGCTCTGGGGCCAGCAGCTGCGTGACTACATGCGCAACTACAACCACATATCCGGTATCAATATCCTCGGCGACTGTCTGCCCCACGCCAACAATTTCCTGGAACTGGCCGAGGAAAAAGATGCCCGTGGCCTGCCCAAGCCGCGCCTGCACTTCACGGCTCAGGAAAACGAGTTGCGCATGAACGCTCACTCCGAGAAGCTGATGCGCGAAATATGGACCGCCGCCGGTGCCACCGACCTATGGGCCTACGAACGATACGCCCACGTCATCGGCACGGCTCGCATGGGCCTGAGCGGCGATGATGCCGTCGTCAACCCCGACGGCCGCGCCTTCGACGTACCCAACCTCTACATCTGCGACAACTCTGTTTTTCCAAGCGCCCTCAGCGTCAACCCCGCCCTCACCATTATGGCTCTCAGCCTGCGCACCGCCGACAAATTCTTGGCAGCACAAGCACGGCTCGATGGCTAGTTCAGCAATCCTTTTGAACACAATAAAAACAGCATAGCAGCCTGTTATACTAATGGCAAATTGGCATAACTGATTAGATTTCAGATATGTAAAATATCAATGTTGCCAACGCCATCAGAACGTCATGCTGAGTGAAGCCGCAGGCGCAGTCGAAGCATCTCGCGTGCTGAGGTTGTGATACTAACTCAATGAACCAAGCGAGATGCTTCGGCTCCGCTCAGCATGTCCGGTATAGTTTGGCAACATCAGCACGCGAGATGCTTCGACAAGCTCAGCATAACCATAGTTTGGCAGCGGACTTATACAATGGCCGTGCGCTAGGCACTTCAGCAAGCGGATAAAGCAACCAAGCACAACGTGCTACTTCCAAAAGGCAGGCAACTGTTCGGCTGGTTTAAGGCTAGGCAGTCAATAACATTAATTCACCCAGCGCAAATCAACGGCTTCATGGCGAAGAGCTTCCTTACCCACATACAAGATCATTTCGGCGACGGGGGCTACGAGGGCGACCAATTTGGCGGCGCGGCAGGCCACGATGGGAGCGGCTTGCCGACGGGCGCACCCGGCAATTTCATGTTTGCTACCGGCATTGAGTGCTCGTACCCTACCATTGCGGGCGGTACGATTCGGCGCGACTTGCTAGCCGAAACCGACCACTACAACCGCTATAAGGAAGACCTTGGGTTGGTAAAGGAAATGGGCCTGAAAGTGCTGCGCTACAACCTGCCGTACTACCTCATTCAGAAAGCACCGGGCAAATACGACTGGGAATTTGCCGACAAAGCCATGGCCGAAATCCGGCGCCTCGGCATCACCCCGATTTTGGACCTGATGCACTTCGGCGTGCCCGACTGGATTGGTAACTTCCAGAACCCTGAGCTGCCGGTGTTCTTCGCCGAGTATTGTGGCGCAGTGGCCCGGCGCTACCCGTGGGTGCGGTTCTACACGCCTGTCAATGAGATATATGTAACGGCCCGGGCTTCTGCCAAAGATGGTATCTGGAACGAGCAACTCAAAGACGACCGGGCGTTCATCACGGCCATGAAGCACATCACGGCCGCCAGTATCATGGGTACCCAACAGATTGCCAAGCACCGCCCCGACTGCGTGATTGTGCAAAGCGAATCGGCGGAGTACATCCACGAAATGCGGGCGGTGCCCACGCCCGAAATCTGCCTCATCAACAAGCTCCGGTTTCTGAGTCTGGACTTGCTCTACGCGCACCCTCTCGATTCGGAAGTGCTGCTGTACTGCCTCGACAACGGCATGACCCGGCAGGAACTCGACTGGTTTATGGCCGGCGAGCCGCCCGGCTACCAAGTGATGGGCAACGACTACTACGGCCGCAACGAGCGGATTATCAAGCCCGATGGCAAGTGGTGCCAGGCCGAAGACGTGTTGGGTTGGTACACCATGA contains:
- a CDS encoding NAD(P)/FAD-dependent oxidoreductase, with translation MPAASTVSSVPRPRRHRPPAAPLLDYDVVIVGAGSAGLSAALVLGRCLRRVLVCDGGSPRNAPSPGVQSFFTRDGIKPADLLRLGHEQLRPYTTVEVRAVRVINLEAVPTGFQLTLEGESGRTSMCTARKVLLATGVQDVLPAVDGMRELWGKGVLHCPYCHGWEVRDEPLAVFGHSKTVTGLALLVSRWSKDVIVCTDGSTSLTANALRRLRQHGIKVRQEKISQLEGTKSGKLKHIVFENGEKLARTAVFIHPHQQQRSLLAEQLGCRFTKKGGVWVNKNAETTFPGLYAAGDATPGTQQALLAAAKGGQAAICINEQLTREECPK
- a CDS encoding SDR family oxidoreductase; protein product: MAAKKAAPKDSAAKDATTQKPAASKPTAVTPAAKQTAAATSAPKPVKRPTAKEMKQHAEKLPYPAKQADMKLQPDMSFSTYRAASKLQDKIALVTGADSGVGRAVAVAFAMEGAHVAVLYNENTVDAEETKRLVEAQGRRCILLQSDVRDPEQCKQAIRRTRAELGGLNILVNNAAFQMSAEKFEDIPEEQIRRTFDTNILGYIWMAQAAIPHLQPGDSIINTGSIVGLTGIPILVDYACTKSAIHALTKSLATYLGEKGIRVNCVVPGPVWTPNIPGTMPAEEIEKFGYEVALARPGQPEELAPAYVLLASQDGSFMTGSLVHVTGGKMSSDQ
- a CDS encoding M20/M25/M40 family metallo-hydrolase, with product MKKRYASGLLLLAALAGFSAPDTALQKVRQYRQAHELPLLTEYMQFLAIPNVAADSANLRQTARFIVGMMQKRGIKAQLLPATTPGVPPVVYGEVRTPGAKRTIIFYAHYDGQPVNAAQWVAGLSPFQPQLASTALAQGGQLLPMVRAGQPINPDWRLYGRSSSDDKAGVMAILAGYEALAQSKLKPGVNIKFFFEGEEEKGSPHLSEIVEGHRALLASDLWIICDGPVHQSGQKQVVFGARGDVNVNLTVYASKRPLHSGHYGNWAPNPALTLAQLLASMKDSTGRVTVAGFYDDVVPLTATERQALGRVPNLDATIKQELGFARPDGNGQTLNELINQPSLNINGMRSANVGAQAANVIPTTAEAALDLRLVLGNDSKRQVEKVVRHIQKQGFFVTTQEPTDAERARYPRIVRVEPKTGYNAERTPMDLPIAREVVAAVQRTTSQTVVQVPTSGGSLPLHVFKKINAVTLTVPVANYDNNQHAENENLRLGNLWDGLETMAAIMQMK
- a CDS encoding gluconate 2-dehydrogenase subunit 3 family protein; this encodes MSAPVYPSGTVRALLATNLVTDATRAALQARLDAPVHEPEFFEPQTYALLQAVAARLIPQPDRAEPIDVAGGIDKRLAEGKADGWRYNAMPPDREAYRLGLGGINQAAQALHQQPFLALTEPQQDAVLEAVAAGTAPGENWQQLPIGRFFEEMLAELTENYYSHPLAQEEIGYVGMADVPGWTHIQPNDLEPREPKAD
- a CDS encoding GMC family oxidoreductase — its product is MPDEEVLEEGVLNPIKTEIQDPLLQAILEENGSPLAAPTELEQPAPLPDPVDEVDCVVIGTGAGGAPLLARLAMAGLKVVALEAGPRRNPITDYATDEKAQAFLFWNDERLSAGQNPVAFGNNNSGTGVGGSTLHYTAYTPRAQDDDLHLHRDFGVGVDWPFGIDELEPYYDELEQFLGVSGPTPYLWGAPRRRGYPLAPLPLNGAALLMQQACAQLGIQTSPAANAALSARYYQEGVGWREACTNRGFCQAGCNVGAKASMDVTFLPLAEAHGAEIRADAFVTEIERDEKGRVTGVVYEQYGVTVRQRCRHLFLCAGAVETPRLLLLNELALTSGQVGKHFMAHPGMQVWGTFSEDIRPYKGIPGGLISEDTHRPKDADFAGGYLLQSIGVMPVTFASQMARGRKLWGQQLRDYMRNYNHISGINILGDCLPHANNFLELAEEKDARGLPKPRLHFTAQENELRMNAHSEKLMREIWTAAGATDLWAYERYAHVIGTARMGLSGDDAVVNPDGRAFDVPNLYICDNSVFPSALSVNPALTIMALSLRTADKFLAAQARLDG
- a CDS encoding family 1 glycosylhydrolase — its product is MAKSFLTHIQDHFGDGGYEGDQFGGAAGHDGSGLPTGAPGNFMFATGIECSYPTIAGGTIRRDLLAETDHYNRYKEDLGLVKEMGLKVLRYNLPYYLIQKAPGKYDWEFADKAMAEIRRLGITPILDLMHFGVPDWIGNFQNPELPVFFAEYCGAVARRYPWVRFYTPVNEIYVTARASAKDGIWNEQLKDDRAFITAMKHITAASIMGTQQIAKHRPDCVIVQSESAEYIHEMRAVPTPEICLINKLRFLSLDLLYAHPLDSEVLLYCLDNGMTRQELDWFMAGEPPGYQVMGNDYYGRNERIIKPDGKWCQAEDVLGWYTMTRQYYERYRKPVMHTETNTFDAKDAECWLWKQWVNVMRIRQDGIPVIGFTWYSLLDQLDWDISLAEKRLTVNACGLYDLDRKIRPVGESYKMMIREFGQITMVPYAEMFAVTSQPAILKVKV